From Coffea arabica cultivar ET-39 chromosome 10e, Coffea Arabica ET-39 HiFi, whole genome shotgun sequence, one genomic window encodes:
- the LOC140015455 gene encoding uncharacterized protein — protein MEYMRAPPFTDDINEERLPPNFKLPAIPSYDGRGDLEDHIHAFISAFRLYCIPDLVICRAFPVFLQGTARKWFWDLEPMSISTLGELVERFLHRFLSSRPTTRTSAYLLNMQQNPRELLRSYVQRFHEESVQIPDPNEQVTIAAFTHGLVAGIFNTGIHKKYPRTLHELWLKVEKGIQAEDLNRMKKEVQAARPPADPRRGKEFDGSEVGTGSGFQSPSRNRRSVFDRIFKGKPTIPESELTPLNTTRFRVLSVMEQNNLGKAPPRCTRRDERRTSRSSCRPPEDPRETKRPPRDGFSGQGLKYGPNITGVINTIAGGPTGSNSQNSRKRTYRQANLEQAESSSRISKVITYWPNDPVPAASSSHETLVIEVFTNNYIVKKVYIDPGSSVDVMYFRTFESLKFAREHMTPVRTPLVGFEGHIVHPEGMVTLTVTVLRHPRCRTIPVNFVVVKADSPYNLLLGRPTLNALRAVYYTYHLSFKFPTPAGVAEISSDVCAARECYLATLQAASPSASGAKSEKRSNILSIDCIDAQQAEKIPRLETGDEVEEIPLDPTEPDRTVRVGTRLPGPIKRGIVDLLREYRDVFAWAAEEVQGVPHHLMIHELNVDPSSPPGQTEKNAPRS, from the exons ATGGAGTATATGAGAGCTCCACCTTTTACTGACGATATCAACGAGGAAAGGCTTCCTCCCAACTTCAAGCTCCCCGCTATACCATCTTATGACGGCCGAGGTGATCTTGAGGATCATATCCATGCCTTCATCTCGGCCTTCCGTTTATATTGCATTCCTGATCTCGTCATTTGTCGGGCTTTTCCAGTGTTCCTCCAGGGAACAGCTCGAAAATGGTTCTGGGACTTAGAACCTATGAGCATTTCAACCTTGGGGGAATTAGTGGAACGATTTCTCCATCGATTTCTCTCCTCCCGACCTACGACCAGGACGTCGGCTTACTTGCTGAATATGCAACAGAACCCGAGAGAGTTACTTCGGTCGTATGTCCAGAGGTTCCACGAGGAAAGCGTTCAAATACCTGACCCCAATGAGCAGGTCACCATTGCTGCTTTTACCCATGGGCTTGTAGCCGGGATATTCAACACGGGGATCCACAAGAAGTATCCCCGCACGCTCCATGAACTCTGGTTGAAGGTCGAGAAGGGCATACAGGCCGAAGACCTCAATCGCATGAAGAAAGAGGTCCAAGCTGCCCGCCCGCCGGCTGATCCCCGAAGGGGAAAAGAGTTTGACGGAAGTGAAGTAGGGACAGGGAGTGGCTTCCAAAGTCCTAGTCGAAACCGCCGCAGCGTGTTCGACAGGATTTTCAAGGGGAAGCCAACCATCCCTGAGTCCGAGCTGACTCCCTTGAACACCACCCGATTTCGGGTGTTGTCCGTGATGGAACAAAATAACCTCGGGAAGGCACCCCCAAGATGTACA CGCCGGGATGAAAGGCGGACGTCAAGAAGCAGTTGCAGACCCCCTGAGGATCCTAGGGAGACAAAAAGGCCTCCCCGAGACGGATTTTCAGGCCAGGGGTTAAAATACGGACCAAACATTACCGGAGTCATTAATACCATTGCCGGAGGCCCGACGGGAAGTAATAGTCAGAACTCCCGAAAGAGGACCTACCGACAGGCCAATCTGGAACAGGCCGAGTCAAGTTCTCGCATATCCAAGGTGATCACTTATTGGCCCAATGACCCTGTCCCGGCTGCCTCGAGTAGCCACGAAACTTTGGTGATCGAAGTGTTCACCAACAATTATATCGTCAAGAAAGTTTACATCGACCCGGGAAGCTCAGTGGATGTTATGTACTTTCGTACTTTCGAGAGCCTCAAGTTCGCCAGGGAGCACATGACTCCGGTGAGAACCCCTCTTGTGGGGTTTGAGGGACACATTGTGCATCCAGAGGGAATGGTGACCCTGACAGTAACCGTGTTGCGTCACCCCCGTTGCCGAACTATCCCTGTGAACTTTGTAGTGGTTAAGGCCGACTCCCCATACAACCTGCTTCTAGGTCGGCCCACGCTTAATGCTCTACGGGCGGTATATTACACTTACCACCTGAGCTTTAAGTTTCCTACTCCCGCGGGGGTTGCCGAGATCAGCAGCGATGTCTGTGCGGCTCGGGAGTGCTACCTCGCCACTCTACAAGCAGCCTCCCCATCTGCCTCCGGTGCGAAGTCCGAGAAGAGGTCAAATATCCTCTCAATAGATTGCATTGATGCTCAGCAAGCTGAGAAGATTCCGAGGCTGGAGACTGGAGACGAGGTGGAAGAGATTCCCCTGGACCCCACGGAACCTGATCGGACGGTCCGCGTCGGCACCCGACTGCCTGGCCCAATTAAAAGAGGTATAGTGGACCTCCTCAGAGAGTACCGGGACGTCTTCGCTTGGGCCGCGGAGGAGGTTCAAGGAGTCCCGCATCACCTCATGATACATGAGTTGAACGTCGACCCCTCAAGTCCGCCTGGTCAAACAGAAAAGAATGCACCTCGGTCCTGA